From Desulfotignum phosphitoxidans DSM 13687, one genomic window encodes:
- a CDS encoding sigma 54-interacting transcriptional regulator encodes MKKAVLTQTERHFFKTVHNAAFANPFSELRERLDQKIAGLFPSAARRKSKDMCVLEVDRQLKKLTRQNRGNINQYTGEDREVLRVVYLFDVFHKFRDRFDQLIQDQITAQDDPVPVDFVDEAREMMKEKGFSTARFYHYFALSFQLRRAFYFISNTLVGASPCMKTFKKHLWYNVFTYNIGLYDQHLWNRMEDFSTLLLGETGTGKGTAARAIGMSGFIPFDRKRGCFVQSFTRAFSSLNLSQYPETLLESELFGHTKGAFTGAVEDYQGVLDRCSPHGAILLDEIGEIPDHIQVKLLRVLQERTFTPVGAHGLSRFNGRVIAATNRPKKEIMDGRVFREDFYYRLCSDIIEVPPLHTRIQQDPAELDTLLDFTVTRMLGLASPKITTKIKRIIDRRLGNHYSWPGNVRELEQCVRSVLLRRDYLGKQAPEDVSLSSFLCQGIQAQDLPVSDLLSGYCTLLYETLGTYEKVAQKTGLDRRTVKKYIMTHKQT; translated from the coding sequence ATGAAAAAAGCCGTACTGACCCAGACCGAGCGCCATTTTTTCAAAACCGTCCACAACGCGGCCTTTGCCAACCCGTTCAGTGAACTGCGGGAACGCTTAGATCAGAAAATCGCCGGACTGTTCCCGTCTGCGGCCCGCCGGAAAAGCAAGGACATGTGCGTGCTGGAAGTGGACCGGCAGCTCAAAAAACTGACCCGCCAGAACAGAGGCAACATCAACCAGTACACGGGAGAGGACCGGGAAGTGCTGCGGGTGGTGTATCTGTTCGATGTGTTCCATAAATTCCGGGACCGGTTTGATCAGCTGATCCAGGATCAGATCACGGCCCAGGATGATCCGGTTCCCGTGGATTTTGTGGATGAAGCCAGGGAAATGATGAAGGAAAAAGGGTTTTCCACCGCCCGGTTTTACCATTATTTTGCCCTGTCTTTTCAACTGCGCCGGGCATTTTATTTTATCTCAAACACCCTGGTGGGTGCCAGCCCCTGCATGAAAACCTTTAAAAAACACCTCTGGTACAACGTGTTTACCTACAATATCGGGTTGTATGACCAGCATCTGTGGAACCGGATGGAAGATTTTTCCACACTGCTTCTAGGAGAAACCGGCACGGGAAAAGGCACAGCGGCCCGAGCCATCGGCATGAGCGGATTCATTCCCTTTGACAGAAAACGCGGCTGTTTTGTTCAAAGTTTCACCCGGGCGTTTTCCTCATTAAACCTGTCCCAGTATCCGGAAACCCTTTTGGAATCCGAACTGTTCGGCCACACCAAAGGGGCATTCACCGGGGCCGTGGAAGATTACCAGGGAGTGCTGGACCGGTGCAGCCCCCATGGTGCCATTCTTTTAGATGAAATCGGAGAGATCCCGGACCATATTCAGGTCAAACTGCTGCGGGTGCTCCAGGAACGCACCTTTACCCCCGTGGGTGCCCATGGGCTGTCCCGGTTCAACGGCCGGGTCATTGCCGCCACCAACCGCCCGAAAAAAGAGATCATGGACGGCCGGGTCTTTAGAGAAGATTTCTATTACCGGCTGTGCTCGGACATCATTGAAGTACCGCCCCTGCACACCCGGATTCAACAGGATCCGGCCGAACTGGACACCCTCCTGGATTTCACGGTCACTCGCATGCTCGGCCTGGCGTCACCGAAAATCACGACCAAAATCAAAAGAATTATTGACCGCCGCTTGGGAAACCATTATAGCTGGCCTGGGAATGTCCGGGAACTGGAGCAATGTGTGAGAAGCGTGCTGCTCCGAAGAGATTACTTAGGCAAACAGGCGCCCGAAGATGTGTCTCTTTCCAGTTTTCTGTGTCAGGGCATTCAGGCCCAGGATCTGCCGGTTTCCGACCTGTTGTCCGGATACTGCACCCTGTTGTATGAAACTTTGGGCACCTATGAAAAAGTGGCCCAAAAAACCGGGCTGGACAGACGAACGGTCAAAAAATATATCATGACCCACAAACAGACATAA
- a CDS encoding acyltransferase, whose translation MFSFLPSPLKGAVSFLIYLINTILLTVPLILISLLKFILPFQPVVVILDRILMGIAGLWIYINSVNTDLFCKIDWDVRGLDKLTPRQWYLVLSNHQSWVDILVLQKTLRKKVPMLKFF comes from the coding sequence ATGTTTTCTTTTCTGCCATCACCGCTGAAAGGTGCGGTATCTTTTTTGATTTACCTGATCAACACCATTTTGCTCACTGTGCCGTTGATACTGATTTCCCTGCTCAAATTCATTCTGCCGTTTCAACCGGTGGTGGTGATCCTGGACCGGATACTCATGGGCATTGCCGGACTGTGGATTTACATCAATTCCGTCAACACGGACCTGTTTTGCAAAATCGACTGGGATGTCCGGGGGCTGGACAAACTGACACCCAGGCAATGGTATCTGGTGCTGTCCAATCATCAGTCCTGGGTGGATATTCTGGTGCTTCAGAAAACATTGCGCAAAAAAGTCCCCATGCTTAAATTTTTTTGA